The genomic DNA tcgaattaattaatttgaaaataaagtttatatgttattttaaaaatatacaagatTCAAGGGCCTGTAAAAACAACCGGGATAATTGTAGGAAAACGAAAATAAGAAATGTGAAggaaacttcatcttcttcctcgtTCGTTTCCGGCCATCGCTTGCTTCGGCGCCATGGACAATCTGAAGTCGTTCGTCACCCGAAGATGGATCAGCGCGGGTTTCTTTGAGGTCACTCGCTTTCCTCATCGTCCGACCATCACTTGAAAACATTCGGACTCCGGTATCGCGAAACAGAAAACACATCCCATTTGTAGATTTAATTTTCGGACTTTCCGGTGAAGCTTCCTTCAATGTCGTGTTCGCTTCGGTGTAGATGATGCATTTATGAGAGATGGATTCAATGATTAGAAAAAGGCATTAGAAAGATTTAATCGTCATATGGGAACCGCAAATAGTTGTCCTAACGAAGCAATAATACAATTTGAATCTTTTCAATATCAAAGGCATAGCGTGAGAAATATTTTACGGGCACATCGTTGTGatatagaaattaattattgcACTCATTTAACATTCATGTTAGATGTGACATGCAGGGATTACCGtttcgaggacatgatgagtcaagtagttcattAAATAAAGGTAATTCTATTGAATTGATTGAGTGGTAAATGAAGAGATTTTTAAAGTTGTAAAGTAAAATGTTCCTGAAAACAATAGATGACTTCTCCAAGAATTCAAAAGGTTTTAACACATGCTTGTGCTTCAAAAATcatattttctataataaatgatattggagataattaaatttctttgaTAGTTGATGAGGCTTGAGATAATTAGGTGAAGGAACACATGGGAGTTGTTTTGAGATATGTAAATGAAAGACGATGTGATTGAGATATGTAAATGAAAGACGATGTGATTgagttatttctttatattgtGCATGTGTCTGACACTAATGCCGagtctttaaaaaaatctattcaTGTTTTATTTGTGCAGCATGGTTTGTAATTGTCTAAATTGAGAGGAGAGGGATATGATGGGGCTTGAAATACGCGCAGTGAGTTCAAAGGGCTATGGTAGGCAGAGAGGAAAAGAGGAACTCGTCACTAATTTTCATCATTATCGCGTGGAAATTTTTTTTGTGAGGTAttatattaaagttatttttgttaatagtttttgtttattattaattttatcataattttgaattttaatgttAGGTTGTTGATTTAATTATGCAAGGGAtgaataattgtttttcaaaaattaatacGTAATTGCTTGGTTGCATATCATGCCTGCATCCAAGAAGTTCATTCTCCTAATTTGATGTTCATAAACTCATCCGCCTTACTTAACTTTATCCCAAAGATTTTAGAGGCactgattatttatttttggaacaacaacttcggacttacttatttaatttacagGATTATCCTCAATTTACTTCAATTAAAGACTTGTGAATTCTTGCTCAAACACTGATTGCAATAGAAAAACATTTAGTCTTTTTATTGGTTTATCGTTTGATAGAGCTGACTTTAGTTTTTATCGGTTGTAACTACATCCGTTGAAAAACGTTTTTTCTGTAATTAATATTGTGAAGACTGATTTGCGTAATTGAATGGGAGACGAATGAATGATAATTTAGTAGTTtatgttgaaaaaatattttttcaacaattgaaaatgagcaaATATTGCAATACTTTTAATAAATGGAGTCTAGTAGAATATAGTTGTCTTTTTTTGTACCAACTCATTAACCAGAGTAGCtttgtaattgtgtttattaaggtattttttttaatttatattatcattgtaatgttttatttaataaatatatttatttaatcggAAAAAATAATACAAGTATAACTAATTTAGCTCGCAAGAAAAGATCCATAAGCTTAACttgactaaaatatttatactttaaatttatattcatttaattttattgggTGTCTTTCTCTAAATAAGTAAAGATTAAACTACAAAACTCCAAATAataaatgtcaatttttttttgaaaagtgatatttttcaataaacattCGGAATTAAAAAATCCGaacttcattaaaaaaaaaaaataaataaataaataaaataaataaaaaataataataataataaaaaattagagagaGTGTTCCAAAAAGCAACAACAAATTCTGAAGTTGATAGGATGGTAACAAAAgaacataattttcaaaaccTAACAATGAAACAAATTACAAAATCAACCCTTTAgcaatagaagaaaaaaaacattgcAAAGAAATGTCAAATAACTAACTGAAGTTAAATGTGAAATAACTAACTACAAATAAATGTAATTAGCCTTGTGTGAATTTAAATGAAACTCAAAATAGAAAACAAATgattttattactttatattaGAAGCTCTATGTACTTTTCAATTTGTTTTGAAGTTGTTTCTATTTTCACAAAATGGACTacttctaaaattatatttttcgaaatatgatttttaaattaattattagaacaTTATATATCAACTTAAATTCGTAAACTCAGAGGCATGAAAATTGTTCATAAcggattttattataaattataattttactttagCGATGAACTTGTTTTTTAAGACATTTCTATGTCTATTTCCATACAGTGGAAAGATTTTGGCATTAGAATTTTATGAATCTGCTCGATTTTTTATCATTTCGAATTAAAGAtgaatttaaatgtataaacaCAAAATACCAATACAAAATtgatcttaataaatttataagaaatagTCTATGCTTTCAAAATTTCACTCTTCTacttcaacaaaaaaatattcatattttaaaagaattgacAAATTCTGAAATTATGTGTGATTTCTCATATTAAATTGTTCAActttaatagaaaattaaatgtacaaattcaaaacataaaatttctCATTTCTTTCAAAGTTTTTTACTTTAAACTCATTTAGAATAAGaatagatatatttaaaaattataggtTCCAAaatcgggaaatttgatgaaatggcccccataacaggtgtaattccaaaaaaggcccacGCCTCATAAAGTTGGCAAAAATTGcctttttgccctgcgaaaaGTCTGAAATACCCTTCGCGTGCCTGATTTGCCGCTCATTTacgagaaatgtcattcacgcattttcatctaaaatgcgtgagttgattaacgcgttttagatgaaatgcgtgAATGGCACTTCTCGTTTTTCAATTTACGAGAAGTATCATTcacgcatttcatctaaaaaacGTTAATCAACTCAAGCATTTTAAATGAAACGCGTGAATTATACttctcgtctttcatcgtatatataacttttttgccctaattttctaaaaaaattatttccgCCTCTCGCCTCTCGACGAGTCTACTCTCCAACCCCCGAAACTCTATCCCTCCTCTCCCACGactccaacagcaacaactccccaagatagatgtagattggataAACTTAcgaaggagctaaatgaattcaaaactgaaatgagaactGAAATAAATCTCATTAAAGAGATGTTAAACCAACTACAACAAGGGAGGGATAGGGTTTTGGGGGTTGGAGCGTAGACTCGTCGAGAAGCGAGAGGCGGAAAtagttttttagaaaattatggcaaaaaagttatatatacgatgaaagacgagaaGTATCATttacgcgtttcatctaaaatgcgtgagttgattaacgctttttagatgaaatgcgtgaatgacaCTTCTCGTAAATTGAAAAACGAGAAGTGTCATTcccgcattttcatctaaaacgcgttaatcaactcacgcattttagatgaaaatgcgttAATGGCATTTCTCGTAAATGAGCGACAAATCAGGCGCGCGAAGGGTATTTCAGACTTTTCACATgacaaaaatgtcatttttgACAACTTTATGAGGCGTGGACCTTTTTTTGAATTACACCTAATATGGGggcatttcatcaaatttccccccAAAATCTGTCAAGCTTTTGATTTTCAACAATTAGAATCTCAACTCACCCTAGATAGTGAGAAACCAAGTTCAATTACTACTAGATAACATAAGAAACTCTAATTACAAAATCTTAATTCTTCTAAAAccaaatttaacacattttaaccaaaaaaataaacatttatttatagtttttgtaatttgtatttttacCTAAGTTAATCTCGGAGGTGACTAACACAATATTTTCAGTTAAAAtgtttttagtgaaaattttGATGAGAATTTAGATGAAGAGAATCTGAGTTTCTACTtaattcctaattaatttatattcatgttttgtttatcttaatattaatattttataaaaataatttttttaacataatacaTGTTGAGTAtatgtttttaagaaaaattaaaaacataataaattttattgttattttgattatttataataacatgatttttttttttgataaaaaaaaatcatcaactacaagaatattataaattactataataaatgttaaacaactataaaatatcattaatttattaaattttaatgtttagaaaaatatatattttgtatgttttataGATAATATAGAAAATTTATACCCAAGGAATTATATAAATTGTCACAAGAACCGCAGCAAGGGTCGGAGACTTCACCTGAGAATGTGTCTTTTTTTATTGGACTACATTAAcaattatattatgttaaaaaaaatgttcataataattttaacattaaacaaaaaatcaattaatataataacacaaataattaattgaggCCGCAAAACACTTTCCTCCATTGATAATATACAATTAACGAAATTTTcttatatacaatatttttaattattttattcttgaaACTACTATATCCTactaaattgaataaaatatatatattatcttaataaACTTAGtcaaaaaattacaaacaaaaaatgAGGACAAGATTACGGTATAGTTAGTTTTTAATTTGACAATAgaaaagtttttattattatattggaAAACACTAATAAAATTCTCATAAATAATAAGTAGGTACCATTGAAACATTCTCATTCAAAAAAATCATGGGCAACACACTAAAAATATGTACCGGAAAACAAAAAGTATCAAATTCCTCCGTTAGTCAAGTCGCCAAGAACTTCACCTGCGAAATATGTGTCGAGTTGACCCTTCCATGGGAAAGGAAATTCAAGAATAATGACATTTGCAATCACCCTTTTTGCAAAGAATGCATTACCAAGTATATCCAAGTTAAGGTTGAAGAAGACAATGTTGCATTGGTCAAGTGTCCGTGCCTAAAATGCGATTTTAATTTGGACCCACTTTCCTGTTGTTCGATCCTCCCTGTTAAGCTTTTCGAAAGATGGTGTGATCTCTTGTGTGAGGATTCCATCTTGGGTGTGGATCATTGTTATTGCCCTAATCGAGAGTGTTCTGCGTTGATCATGAATGAATGCCGAGGGAATGTGAAGAGATCGGTTTGTCCTAAGTGTAAACACGAGTTCTGTTACAAGTGTAAAATTTCGTGGCATGCTGGATTTTCTTGCGAAGAGAGTGGAGTGGTTAGGGATCCAAACTATGCTGCTTTCGGGGCTCTTGCCGAGAAGAAGGAGTGGAAGAGGTGTCCTAGATGTAGGCATTGTATTGAGCTTCGAGGAGGTTGCTTAATTGTCAATTGCAGGTTTCTacattatttctcttttatctatacacaaatttaattttgttcattctttttatttttgattgatGTGTTTTTGTTAATTGATGATCCATTGTAGATGTGGCACTCGGTTTTGCTACAAGTGCGGGAAGAAGAAAAATCTACATTGGTGCAAATGCAACTTCAATGTGGGGTGTTACAATCTATTTTTATAGAACTTTTTTGTGTTTGTGTTCTTACTTTTTTGCTCTATTCATCAAAGTTTGAAATCAAGACATTGTTGCATAGTTTTATGTTTTGATCAATTGATTATCTCACATTTTGGTTTCTAATATCTTAGACATTATTTATATGGTTACGTTGTTTAGTTAGTTCTATATATTCTTTacgttttattttgttataatttcgATGTGTCTCGGTTGTGTttttcacaattatttttgtatgacAATACCACATGCATATATATGTACCTCATCTTTTTGTATGACACTAATTGAACTATAGGGTTTGTAAATCATTCTAAaacattgaataatattaagtcatttatataatgttttatactattttttatttagatatccTGACCCAATTCAACTAAAATCAAAATTGTAAcctttttaaatcttttaactaaatttttttgACACGAAAACTATCTTATTAggttttatatatgttttacaCTAGTTTTACTAAATATGTATGTTTTTCAATGCAACTCTATTCATTTGTTCAATACCAAACTTTTCTTAACTTGCTTCTTATTTCAACTCTTTAACGGTGGATGGAAACTCGTAATAATCTATCTTTTGAAGCATACGAAGATTCTTTTACCATCTGAAGGCGTTAATTTACCTACTAAAATATCACCCGTCTCGATAGCTTCTAAATgatagtaaatctggtgttgcTTATATCAAAGGAAAAACTTGTCAAAGTTAGGAAAATGATGAATTTTAGTAGGAAAATATgttaacaacttcagtttttTCTTAGGTATTTTAAGACCTTTTATTGGAAAACTCTGACAAGGtctattattcatttatttttatcggGAAACTCTGACAAGGTCtattattcatttttctctAGTGCTTATTCATTTTTCTCAGTGGTGCAAGCTTCTTCGAAAGGCTTGTGAACTCAGTCGGTTAACTAAGTTAACATGTAATTCCCTTTGGCTTGGACTCCGCTTTGACATCCAAAAGCACCTACCAACTTTCGAAAAGACGAGTTTTAACAGAACATAAACTGACTTCGACTAAAATGGGCTGAAAAAAGCAGGTTTGAATTTTATACTCTACTCAAATCAAAACTCACACAATTGACAataatataaacacaattaaatatataaaatttttaaaaaaattataaaaattaaatttatttctttaaaataaaataatttttttaatatattccaATTATATATTGTGTATAAACATCTTTTTATCTAATCTTATTCATATTAAGAATATGGTATAAACAAATGGATGATagggaaaaaaaattgaaatagaaCTGAGTGGGGATGGTAAATGTCCTCCTCACCTGACAAATATTGCATAAGAATTTAATGATAGAAAGCACAAATATTTAAAccttaattgattaaataatatttgcacaaataaaaaaaaacaatatatgaaTTAATGACAAGCATAGTAAAAGCATCCTCTTTACCAACAGCACATCTACACAAAtgcaaaaacatatttaaaaaaaacttacctATTACACCAACAATCTCTACAATAACAACAATGACCCCTCAATGGGctatcaacaacaacaataaaaaattgttcAAGACAAAATCTCATGGGTAGTAGTAATTCTTACTTATTACATTCGAGAATTATATAATAATCACCAGGAATAAGAGAAGTCGAAAATAAGGAGTTGGTTTGATAGGGGTACCATTTCTTCCTTGCGAAATGATCGAGCATGAAACAAGAGAATGAATTTCAGCAACTGGTTTACTTATCATCTTTTACCTCTGGGAAGGAGAACACAACAGCCCAGATGCATCAGCTCCAATAACTGCAAGTTCACAAACAGTACAAACCTGCCCTTCCAAACTTGGCACAAACCTAGAACCGCAATATGGGCAGGAGACATCTTTCTGTCCTCTGTAAATCGGAACATAGGTAGACCCACAAATGACAAATGGATTTCTGAAATCATAGTTAAGTCGAGACGCATCATTCATGCCCTTCTCAGAAGCCTGCAGAACTTGCCTTGCCATTTTCGCCTGTTTATCATTCGTGGGATTGGTTTCTAGAAGCCTCCTAGCGAAATTTGAAGCTGTTGCAAGGTTCTTAGCTTTAAAGCAGACAGTCATAGCATTCTGCAAAGCAAGTCTCAAGTGAGGCATTTGAAGCTTGCAATGAGTGAAATACGCTGCAAGCTCTTGTTGACGGATAGGGTCGTCTCTTATTTCCTTTCTAGCCAACTCCATTTTTAAACCCAAAACATATTCTTTTACTATATTGATCAATTCCTTAACTTCGTCAACTTCTCGCCTCGACTCAACCACGATTAACGGAATCGTGTGGAGGATCATTAGGAAAACGCGGAGAGCCTCGCTGAATTTTCCCCCTGTTGTGGCGGAATAACCAGCCTTTAGCTTCTCTTCCAACTGAGAGAAACTGAAGATGAGTGCTGGTGGGCACCTTACATTAGGGCTAGCCGATTCGCTCCATCCTCGTTCAATAGCTAGCGATATAATCGGTGCAGATGAAAACGCGCGTAGATGAGAATGGCTACCGTAGTGAAGATCGAGAAACATGGGTTTCATTGGAGAGAAGTTCTTTATTCCCAATTGTCGGCTCAGCAATCGCATTGCGGTATCAAAGTTTCCAGCTGCTGCGTGTTCAGCAGCAAGCGACGATCTTTGCGTCCAGATTTGGCTCACGGGCATTCCAGGAGAGGGGGCGATAAAAACAGAGGTAGTAGCAATTGAAGAAGCCTTTGGAGTATCACTTTCGGGAAGTCCCAAATCTTCTAGGTCCCATCCTTCATCTTCTACATCATCTCCTCCCTCTTCCAAAACAGCAGAAGTGTCGCCATTTGGCAAACCATCCACGTCAGCAATGTCAAGTTCTTCACCCCAATCAGCATCTGCAGCTTCGTCTTCTTCATCAGCTGCACCCCTTCCAATATTATCTAGCCCGCCCTCAAATATGCCTCTCATGACTCTCAAGAGTGGCCAATCAGCGCCAGAAAGAATAGGAACAGGTGGCATCAAAAGAGAGGGAACTTTTCCTTCGGGCAGGTCAGGAACATTGTCACCTAATTCAGCAGATAAACGTTCAGCTATATCTTGTAAACCATGGACAGATGCAGTAATATAAGCAAGAGGCAAATGGCCAGCATTCTCCAAGACTTTAACGCGTTCTCGAACATCACCAAGATATAGAGCGTTATGAAATTGGCCCATAACATCATTCTTAACTTCAGCAATTTTAAGCATCTTATTTAACTTTTCTGTATTCCCAGTAACAAGATACAGAAAAGATAGCCTTTCAAAATTCTTAGTCCTTTGGTAGGCATACTCCACGATGCCAGTATTACCTTGACGTAGAGCTTCCACGCCCAATCTATACCAGTAATCCTTTTCGTCAATTTCCTTTGCTGAAGCAACTGCAATTTCTATGTTACCACTTGCTAGGGCCAAATTAAAACGAGTTCTTTCATCTTTAACAAAATGAAGAGCAACTTCCGGGAATCCCTTCTGCTGCAAATAAGCAATCATGGCTTGCCCACAGAGCTGTGAGCTCTTTATGATGCTCATAACATGATCGAACCTCTTCCTCGACAAAGAGAGCTTAAAGAGATACTCAGTTGAATCAATAGTAATAACTTTATTCTTTCCATCCCGGTCCAAACAAAAGATGTTACTTCCTGAAACTTTAGTGATATAGATTGGCACATCAAGAGTCCTTATTATTCCGTTGTCTCCATTGGGAAGGCAATACTTCATATGAGTTAAagtagtataaataaaaattccatTTTCATCCCAGCCTCCACTTTTGACACGGATAGTCTCGTGAAGAGTGCACTGATGCACTAGTTTTTTATTTGCAATAATTATAGCATGTTTGCTGAGCAAGGC from Impatiens glandulifera chromosome 9, dImpGla2.1, whole genome shotgun sequence includes the following:
- the LOC124915965 gene encoding E3 ubiquitin-protein ligase RSL1-like; the encoded protein is MGNTLKICTGKQKVSNSSVSQVAKNFTCEICVELTLPWERKFKNNDICNHPFCKECITKYIQVKVEEDNVALVKCPCLKCDFNLDPLSCCSILPVKLFERWCDLLCEDSILGVDHCYCPNRECSALIMNECRGNVKRSVCPKCKHEFCYKCKISWHAGFSCEESGVVRDPNYAAFGALAEKKEWKRCPRCRHCIELRGGCLIVNCRCGTRFCYKCGKKKNLHWCKCNFNVGCYNLFL
- the LOC124915353 gene encoding coatomer subunit alpha-1-like; protein product: MLTKFETKSNRVKGLSFHSKRPWILASLHSGVVQLWDYRMGTLIDRFDEHEGPVRGVHFHKSQPLFVSGGDDYKIKVWNYKLHRCLFTLLGHLDYIRTVQFHHEYPWIVSASDDQTIRIWNWQSRTCISVLTGHNHYVMCASFHPKEDLVVSASLDQTVRVWDIGALRKKTVSPVDDILRLSQINADLFGGVDAVVKYVLEGHDRGVNWASFHPTLPLIVSGADDRQVKLWRMNETKAWEVDTLRGHVNNVSCVMFLAKQDIIVSNSEDKSIRVWDSTKRTGLHTFRRENDRFWILAAHPEMNLLAAGHDNGMVVFKLERERPAFSVSGDTMFYTKDRFLRFYEFSTQKDAQIIPIRRPGSTSLNQGARTLSYSPTENAVLICSDLEGGSYELYVVPKDNISRGDTVPEAKRGTGGSAVFMARNRFAVLDKSNNQVLVKNLKNEIVKKSTLPIATDTIFYAGTGNLLCRAEDRVVIFDLQQRLILGDLQTSFVKYISWSDDMETVALLSKHAIIIANKKLVHQCTLHETIRVKSGGWDENGIFIYTTLTHMKYCLPNGDNGIIRTLDVPIYITKVSGSNIFCLDRDGKNKVITIDSTEYLFKLSLSRKRFDHVMSIIKSSQLCGQAMIAYLQQKGFPEVALHFVKDERTRFNLALASGNIEIAVASAKEIDEKDYWYRLGVEALRQGNTGIVEYAYQRTKNFERLSFLYLVTGNTEKLNKMLKIAEVKNDVMGQFHNALYLGDVRERVKVLENAGHLPLAYITASVHGLQDIAERLSAELGDNVPDLPEGKVPSLLMPPVPILSGADWPLLRVMRGIFEGGLDNIGRGAADEEDEAADADWGEELDIADVDGLPNGDTSAVLEEGGDDVEDEGWDLEDLGLPESDTPKASSIATTSVFIAPSPGMPVSQIWTQRSSLAAEHAAAGNFDTAMRLLSRQLGIKNFSPMKPMFLDLHYGSHSHLRAFSSAPIISLAIERGWSESASPNVRCPPALIFSFSQLEEKLKAGYSATTGGKFSEALRVFLMILHTIPLIVVESRREVDEVKELINIVKEYVLGLKMELARKEIRDDPIRQQELAAYFTHCKLQMPHLRLALQNAMTVCFKAKNLATASNFARRLLETNPTNDKQAKMARQVLQASEKGMNDASRLNYDFRNPFVICGSTYVPIYRGQKDVSCPYCGSRFVPSLEGQVCTVCELAVIGADASGLLCSPSQR